The sequence TCCAAATTGATCTTTAATTAGAAACTAGTGTTAGGCTGCACGGGATGACGCGCCATCGTGTAAAGATTTTTTTTGGCAATGTTTAGGAAAAAATGTAGAGAAAAAGAATGGTAAAAATAACAAAATAAGAAGTAAGCATAATGTTTTTTTGATAAAAATTAGTTTAAAAAAATTGGGAGCAACGTTTCTGTACAGTCATTTAGTAAAGTTTGTAGAGGAGAATGAGGagggtttttttttaaaaagaaaaaacatTATAACACAGTATTGTGCATTGTGAGTATAGTTGTTTATACGCAACGTACAAATCGATAAAGTGTAAGAATGGTTACTAGTCAATTACTGTTCCCAACGTATGTCAATTAGTATGTAGTAGTAAAGTAATTAGTATATAGTAGTAATTTTGATGAAAATTAGTTTTAAAAAAATGGGGACAACGTTTTTGTACATGCCATTAGTAAAAAATTTTAGAGGAGAATGAGgaggaaaaataaataaaaaaactactGTAGCACAGTACTACCCTTGTGGGGACAACTGTGTATGTGAGATGTACAAGTCGTTAAAACGTTAAAAAAAGTTACTGTTCACTTACTTTTTGTAAACTTTGTTAATTAGTATatagttataatataatataatagaaaGTTAATATATACTCACTAATGACGAATTCAGGATGAAAATTCAACGGGTCTAAAAAAAAATTCAAAGCTAATTATATTTGAAAGTTACTTTAGTAGTTGTTTACCTTAAAAAtcataaattataaaaatatatgaaaTCCTATCGTTAAATTTAGTGATTTGCTATACAATTTAAAATATACATTCAATAAAAAAATTTCCACATTAGCATTACTACATTAGTGACGTCATAAGACCCTACCCATCATGCTCTAAATGCGCCCAAGTCAATATGTATGCTactatatattgtatataaatgtttacttatattgtattatttaaTGTCGTAAAAACACTATAAATCACATTGTCGCGTGACTTAAGTTGACACATGAAAGAAAGTATCCGACTCGGGACGCATTATTGTAggaatttaaatccaaaccatttCACTCCATAATGGAACTTGATTTTATTCCACCAACACAATACACCAGATCTAAATAGTTCATAAAGAAATCGAAAGTGGGAGATTTAGGTAACTTACAGCGATATTTAGTAATTCAATCGAAGAAATTATAAACAAGTTAAAATGTTTGGCTGTTGGCATATTAAAGTAACCAAATATCTATTAACCATTTTAAGTACTTTACCTTGGTGGGTAAAATTTTAGTCCTCAAATTTCATGATGCCAGTAGAACTTTATGTTAGTTTTATCAATCAATAAATCACAATATACAAGAAAATTAAAGGGGGGAGAATCTTGAAACTTTATGAAGTTTAACTAAAACAAACTTACTTAGCTGTGAAATATGCGAAAATGATCAATTTAGAATAAATTCTTTATACCTTTAGGTTTTATACTTTCGAATAGAATAAAACCAAAAGTTATAAAGCATGAAAAAGGTAGATTTATTGGATACGAATAATGTaaagaaaataaaattaaaaatccttACAAACATGAAAACAAATCCTGTAGAAATCAATCACTCACAACCACGTAATTATCTCTCCAACTAATAATAATCATGAAAAAATAATTAacaagattaatattatattaattaactaGTAAAAGAAAACTAAAGCTGCCACCATAAGTGCAGCCGGAACAACGGTGGTGAAAGATCTGCTGGCGGCACTGGGTGATGGTGGAGTAGGAGTGGTGTCTCCTGCGGGAGATGGAGTGGTACTACCTGACGGAGATGGGCCAGACGTGATCGGTGACGGTGGGCTGGCGGCTTCCGGCGATGGTGCAAGAGATGAAGTGGGTGATGGTGTTGGGGTAGTGGTGGATGGGGCAGGGGAAGGTGTTGGGGTGACGGTTGGCGGTGATACTGGTGTTGGAGTTGGGGTGGGGGCGGCAGTAGGAGGTGGGGTGGTGGGGGCAGCGGCTGGTGGAGTGGTGGGTGCTGTGGCTGCGCCGACAACGTTGACAGTTAATTTTTGACCAATTTGACAATGTCCTCCGACAGTACATATGTAGTAGTGGGTGCCGGCCGTGGTTAAAGTGATGGAGGCGGGTCCAGTTGTGGTCATGGAGATAGGGTTAGTGCTCGTGCAAGGACCGTACGCCGCTTGTGAAACTTCCGCCACATTGTGGTTACCGGTGGTGAAGTTAAAaactacaaaaaaataaaaaagtaataaattagtaattatgataatggaatttATAATTAGTTATAGTCAAATTGGGACAATCAAAGACAATTTAAGGTGATTAGATATATAAAATCCCACGATATCTAGAAAAAATGACACCGTTGTTGATTTTTAGTATTATTGAATTGATTGATAATTAATAATTGGGGTAGGTTTGTTTGCATGTGACATTGTTTTCCAAATTATTCCAAAGTTCAAGACAATTCTTTAAAGTTTTTGAAAAATTCACTCGCATCAATTCACTATTACTCCGTATTTTATATCGTATAAATAAAagatcataaatataaatatagtgaattttatcaaaaatttgaataaaaatatcatcatatctattCTATTGAAATTGTTTTCAACTAAATGAGTACGGAAAAATATGCGGAGTAGTTTCTAAAGTATAGCATATACTCCATAACTAGCATACATAATTTCGATATCTTTTTTTTTCTTAAACAAAACATAATACGGAGTAACATATTACTGATGACTAGAAATCAACAAGTATATAACTAATATAAAGTAATCTATAACGACAATAAACCTAAATAAAGTTGTATTAAAAATAAGTTTGTTGTGCCTGTGAATAAAAAGCTTTACTTTatcaaaatataattattattatttattttttcagGTAAAAACTGACTTTATACGGAGTATAAAGCTTTAGCTTCCTAAAGATTCTCTAATTCTCTATTAAGCAAAAAGGAGTATAAATTACCAACAGTACATCCACTGAAATCAATCaataatcaatatcaatatcaatatcaataacacTACCAATAATTGTATAcagacactaaaaaaaaaaaaaaaaaaaaatttaaaataaaaacttgAAGCTAGCATCTTAAATCCTAAATTCCAAATTAGATTTCATTATCACTGTCTTTAAATTATTGATCCATTATGCAAAACATCCCTAgctaattattactccgtatacaATTACAATAATTAGTCAAAAGAAAAACAAATCACGGAGTACAGTAAATTAGCTAATGACCTAATACTATCTCATCA comes from Rutidosis leptorrhynchoides isolate AG116_Rl617_1_P2 chromosome 4, CSIRO_AGI_Rlap_v1, whole genome shotgun sequence and encodes:
- the LOC139904207 gene encoding blue copper protein 1a-like yields the protein MTGLKSSSMVVFMVMMVAAMQMQSSMAQTRHVVGGPLGWTIPSNGPAAYSTWASQQTFRVGDVLVFNFTTGNHNVAEVSQAAYGPCTSTNPISMTTTGPASITLTTAGTHYYICTVGGHCQIGQKLTVNVVGAATAPTTPPAAAPTTPPPTAAPTPTPTPVSPPTVTPTPSPAPSTTTPTPSPTSSLAPSPEAASPPSPITSGPSPSGSTTPSPAGDTTPTPPSPSAASRSFTTVVPAALMVAALVFFY